From Aegilops tauschii subsp. strangulata cultivar AL8/78 chromosome 5, Aet v6.0, whole genome shotgun sequence:
cgtgtatctagaataatcatccacaattaccaagcaatattttctacccccaagactatcaaaggatggaggcccaaagagatccaaatgaaggagctccaacggcctcttcgagtaaataagagtcgtgggagggtgagccttctcatgaagctttccttcgatacaagcactgcaagcacgatctttggcaaaactaacgttcgttagtccacggacatggtcccccttgagaagactttgcaaagatctcatattgacatgggctaaacggcgatgccaaagccatcccacgtcaactttagccattaggcatgtcgcggtcttagtgggtcgctccgaaaagttaatcacatagagaccgttctcgacatgcccaacaaaggctactttaagagtcttgctccacaagagggccacgatatcaatatcaaagaaggtggcaaaacccatgatagcaagttgacgaacggaaagtaaattgtatgcaagggactcaactagcatgaccttctcgatcgtgagatcatgagaaatgacgacttttccgagtcccaataccttagaagacgaggcatcaccccactcgacattggtgggcatagatggaattttgtgcacgtccaccaccaagtccttgcttccggtcatatgatttgtagctccactatcgagcaaccatgatcccccaccggaagcaaacacctacaagagatcaatgcttggttttaggtacccatttagtaatgggtcctttgatgttagcaacaagggtcttaggaacccaaatagaccattcaatgtactcatgaggagaaccaacgaatttggcataaacatgcccatcactagcacgacataacacataagaaggattaaagtcgccggctttgttggaaggagtggtattgctcttcttgacaccgccacccttcgccttgttcttcttctccttggaagcaccctctccctccttcacaaaagtttgcttgagaggaggaggtcgcttggtcttgtcattcttcttcttgatcttgggattgggtgtgaacccaatcccctccttggccacaacttccttttgattgctcaagaggtcgttgaggttcttctcaccttgtatgcatgacacaaggcctttctcaagttgcttcttcaacttagcattctcctcaacaagatgcacatgctcacaacacgggttagtagcatttgcattatcaattaacaccatatgaggaaaggtggctttctcctttgttagcttcacttggagttgatcatgagactccttgaggctagcatgaacacccttcaagactttgtgagccttgtcgaggatgccaaactcctctttgagtctagcaagatcaaccccaagttttgccttctcggagtttagcacacgagacacaacaagagcatgatcaagatctttctttaacttagcatgatcatcgttgtatgactcctcaagagccaaacgaagaccacgctcttcgtcaagagcattggaaagatccgaaatctcatcggcatactcatgactatgcccctccatcttagagatggtatcctcgtgagcctcgatcatgtcattggcttcaccaagttgttccaagagagaaacgaagtgcttcttggatttacccttgagtttacccataaagatctcaaactcattttcctccacattagtcccctcatgttcatcaatgctatccgtcgaagaaggatgattaatgatggtagttttgatgttggaggttaccttattggtggctttagccatgaggcacttggcggtgatgttctcattgggtgagtcgaagagagacacccgtggagtctttgcaatggcaacggaggccatggcaactgactcaccatcttcatcattgtcatcatcctcattgtactcttcttgaaccaccaatgccttgggaggagtcttcttggtgaagttgctcttgttggggaacgacttggccttgtcttttctaatgagcttgccaccattgtcttccctcttctcgtaagggcactccgcaacaaaatggttcacattgccacaattgaagcaagtcctcatccgttgcttgccctttgtgccacttgagttgcttttgttgaagtttggcctcgagttcttcttgctccaaaattgccttgaagcaagagccatgtgttcatgataggcatacttcgtatcttcgaggttgccctcctcttcttcctcttcatcctcttcctccatactaaccttggcctttagagcgaGGTTGGGCTTCTtgactctttgagagcgaagaaccgcattgtcggcggtcttgtccaagatgctcatagccacaaactcatccaacacttcacttgaggacaaggtgtgaaagtccggcctttgacaaattacggaggacatggctttgtggtagggcatcattgccttgaggaacttgcgcttgatccaattgtcatccgtgtccttacttccatgatctcggagcgagaccgcgagtttggttactctccgaaaaagctcacgaggttcttcatcttctttcattgcaaactcgtcggcttcatcttgcaccacttcatagttggagcgttgaatgcttgcgcttccccgataaaGGGAAACAACTTAGAGCCacgcatctttggccacggtgtaaggccggagatgaggaagatcttcgggtgggatggcttcttggatgatgaagagagcattctcattgaattgatgatccacaacttctctaggagtgaagttacttcggtcatgcggataaaagccttcttcaatgattctccaaaggttagtgttcacatgatttaaatgacgcttaaaacgatagacccaagaatcaaaatctacattcttctcaatcttaggggccgggccggcatgattcaaatgagtggaagggagcggtccaccatagacgggtggaggttccacatgggcaaagatgtcggtcccatttttatcactagaacaaggagccttctcgctcgaagcttcccccttgtcggaggtagcatccgtcaccttgttagcgggatcacccactttcaacggtgcggtggtaagtttaagcccttctaagaatttattcaacatgctttcgaccttggtcgtcatggaggttttcaatgtgtccaacgccacattgaattcctcacgagagaccgcggttcccccatctcccgtagacgagactggattctcaccggagtgctcctccgcaccgtctacgacgtcaaccatactctttggacggtaaagtccttaataaagagacgaggctctgataccaattgaaaggatcgatatagttgactagagggggggtgaataggcaactaacaatttttagcctttctttaccaaattaaactttgcatcaaaataggttgtctagatatgcaactaagtgagcaacctatatgatgcaacgacaacaagcacgcaagcaagtaagagatataacacaagtgaactagcgaaagtaaaggaacgagataaccaagagtggagccggtggagacgaggatgtgttaccgaagttcattccttttgaagggaagtacgtctccgttggagcggtgtggaggcacaatgctccccaagaagccacaagggccaccgtattctcctcacgccctcacacaatgcgagatgccgtgattccactattggtgcacttgaaggcggcgaccggacctttacaaacaaggttggggcaatctccacaacttaattggaggctcccaacgacaccacaaagcttcaccacgatggactatggctccgcggtgacctcaaccgtctagggtgctcaaacacccaagagtaacaagatccgctagggataagtggggggaatcaaatttctcttggtggaagtgtagatcgtggccttctcaaccaatcccgagcaaatcaacaagtttgattggctagggagagagatcgggcgaaaatggagcttggagcaacaatggagcttttgggggaagaggtaagtcaactttggggaagaagacccctttatatagtggggggaacaaaccaaccgttaccccccttctgccccgaagagagcggtagtaccgctctgccagcggtactaccgcttgccactataagcggtactaccgcttggcccacagcggtactaccgcggagggagggcggtactaccgcataggagcggtactacggcctcccacagccgcggccagtaccgtaaaacccgacacgaaaaaagagccctcgaatcgaggcggtactagcacgagaccaccgcggtactacggcttggggccaccagcggtactactgctctggagcggtactaccgcgcccagagcggtactaccgcttgtggcacccaagcggtactaccgctccgtcccgcggtactaccgctgggaccagagatagtacacacatggggctactagcggtactactgctctgggcggtactactgctccagagcggtactaccgcttgtagcacccaagcggtactaccgctctggcccgcggtactaccgctgggaccagagagggcacaaagaaaggagaaccaagcccatcatcgaaacggaaaggctcggagggaggggcaaaggaagtgtacgtgatgattccgccctagcctttccaaaacggaccccctcttgatagtacggtgatccctatgaaactagtccaccaaactaatccgaaaggactacaccgtcttcgctttaagctccgaggggaggaaatcgtcttgtgccaaaagaatgaatctctgaaaaacactcaacgcacacgattagtccgcaaaagcattgtcatcaatcaccaaaacatcttagggataaatatgcccttacaactAAGCATTTGAAGGAAACAAATGAAGAAATAATAATAATGAAACAAAATGATTAAGTGGTTCCGCCAAACTGCAAACATGCTATCCGCCAACGCAAAGCATGCTAATCCTTCAACCAAATCGAATTAGTAGCACAACAACGGCCTTCCGCCATCCGGACAAAGAAGAGAGGGGTATGTGCTGGCTTTTGATTCGCCAAGGGGATGTCTAGACTCCCGCAAAGCCCTCCTGGTTTGTCTCCAATTTGCGGGAAACGGATGTCCGGACCACTCCGTGGACCGACGGGGTACCTCATTGAATGGCAAAATGTGTCCGGACCAACCGCTTGGTCCGGACGGTCGCGGGCAGTTTGAGAGTCCGCTTTGGAGATCCCCTAAGATCTTGGTATCGTGGTGCCATAGTTTAAATATACAATGTATAGACAACTTAATTTCAATTTATCAGCTGAAATTTTGTGAAAATTATAGTGTCGATAGGATAGCTTAGTTTCATACTTCTAACCAATGTTCATGAAATAGCATTAAACTTTTAGACAATTAGTGTTAGTGTATGAAATATTTTGAATTTTTAGAGCCCATGACATCCCTAGGCCTGCCCTGCGCGAGAGAATATGCAAGTTTTGCACTCTTAATTCACCTTGGCGCTTTTGAAAAGTTATTGATTCATGAGTATACAAATGTTGCTCTCTCTCGGTTAAAAAAAACTTactctctctctactcatttaTTATCGATAGACTATCAAAAGAAATAGGTACAGATTTTACCACAAGTCGTCGTACAGCCATTGAAGATGCCCTAAGATAACACTAAAATCACAATCGATTTCTTAACCGTGAGATTTTTCGTTATGATCCATGCTCACTGAGCCAAAGGCGATGATGTTGTGTGGAGGTGACGCACCGTTGATGATGCTGGTGAGCCCGGTTAAACTAGAGGTAACGATGACTCGAAGCAAAGGTGGTTGACGGGTGAGAACGGGGCGGAGACAGAACCAGTGATGATGGTGATTGCATGACGATAAGATGGTGATGTAACATAGTAGTGGGATTGGCCACAAGAGAGGTAAATAACTAGTTGGGATGGGTAGAAAGGCGGATCGCTATAGGTTGTTGGGAGGAGGCGTCTTCTCATTTTAGATGGGCGACAAACAAAATCGAGTGCAGTTTAGTAAAAACACATACTCTTATTTATATGTATTGCGCATATGTGCATTCATTTATACAACTATTCGCAAGACTAAACTAAGAGCATAGATACAACTTATGAAGAGACCGAGAGGATATATATGTAATATTCACGGGAACGAAATGGTCCAGATCATCTGACTTTGGGTCATTGACATATGGGACACATGTCAGCGACTACCAAGTCTCCAAACTTAAGTTAGAGAATCTCAAGGCGGGAACAAAAGGAAACATCAGTTTTGTTAAGGGCATTTGTAAAGAATCTATAAGGCTGACCATAGTGAGAGTAACTTACCTAGTAATAGAATGCACCGCAATGCAAATTTGGTTATGCGGCTAATAGTTAATGATGAGAGATGTTTGTGATACCGTCATTGCGGTTGCTATGACACTATTCACTATTCCTTCGTCGCATAATATAAGATATTATTACATTCATACGTAATAACGTCTTATATTATGGACGAAGGGAGTATGATACTTAGATTGGTGTCATGTGAGTTTTTTTTGCTGGGTGGTGTCATGTGAGTTAACTAGTTTAATTTCCTTCCCACTATGATAAGCCTAACAAATCTAAAGAAGTCTACAAGAAATGTCTTCGGCAGAATCTGCAAATATCAGATGATGTTTCGACAGATTTTAGTCACCCATTCTGCTCCGAAATTCGAGACATGGAAACTTTGGTAGAAGCGACGCCCACTCGACGGTGTTGCCTAGGCACCTTGCGGAAAAATATCTTCAAAATCACCAGGGAAACGTGGGTTTTGGTTCAGGAGCACTTCGCTTCGATTATTGTTCTTGTTTTAGCTCCAGGTTGTTTGAGACGGCACGCGTTAATCGTGGATTGAGTTGATCAGTAACCCAATCAGGTAGCGCCCAACCAGATAATAGTGATAGAGAACGTGACCGCGCATAGGTGATAAGCCTCTCTTTGTGTCCCTGACATTGGTCCACCATCATCATATCAGTTCCCCGAGTCAGTGACCACTCCACacgttttcttttcttttcttttcttctcccAGCAGAACGGAGGCTGGCAAGCGAAAGCAAAATGGCGCGCACGATTAATCCATGTGTCGAAACAAAAGGAGCAGCCGTGGCGTGCCTTTCCAAAGCAATTGAAACGGCGACCGCTCCGCTCGGAAGCCACCCCACGTCTCGTCTCCGGCCCGCCGCCGTCGCTCTCCCGCGAAAATCGACCCGCAAGCAAACCCAGACCCGACAACCACCTCCTCCACACCTACCGCTATATAAACCGCGGTCGACACGCCAAGAGACTGCGGGCTTCACCGATCACCAATACGTGGTGCAGGTGCAGCAGATTAACAATTCAGctcgtgcgtgcgtgcgtgctcCATGGTGAGATCGCTTCCGTCTGTTTCAATGGAGGGGAGGaggctggaggaggaggagcagcggGAGGTGCTGCTCATCCACAGCCAGGTGCGGAGGATCAAGCGGGAGGACGAGGAGACCCGGAGGCACCTCCTGAAGCTGCAGCTGCTGGAGACGAGGCCGGCCGCCGGGCAAGGGCAGGAGGCCTCGCCGCCGGCCTCCCGCTCGCTGTCACCGCTCCGGCGCGCCGGGAGCGCCATACCGGTCGGCGACTGGGCCTAGTCACCTCGCGTGGCCGGCCAGGCAGCGTAGACATATAGATATAGGAGAGCGAGCGAGCTATATATGTGAGAGCCATAGTACGATCGATGCCTGTCCATGCTCTCTGGGTGCATGGAACCAGAGCTTAGTTGATCGATCGATCTAGCTGCTTTACTCTGTTTCAGTCGACTTTTCTTCTTCTGTTGTAAATATACCGAAGTTCACCTCGTGCTTCTACGTACTGCATCCAAGTTCTTCCACGCTAGTTCCTTCAGAATTGTTTCCATTCTTCGTGAGACTCGGCATGGAAATCCGCAGAAAACACCGGCAAATCGGGCATGTCATTGCCAGACCCGGAGGATGCGCCTCGGG
This genomic window contains:
- the LOC109772069 gene encoding uncharacterized protein; the encoded protein is MVRSLPSVSMEGRRLEEEEQREVLLIHSQVRRIKREDEETRRHLLKLQLLETRPAAGQGQEASPPASRSLSPLRRAGSAIPVGDWA